A single Leptolyngbya ohadii IS1 DNA region contains:
- a CDS encoding lysylphosphatidylglycerol synthase transmembrane domain-containing protein → MGRKSQPLTRPGTETPWHTGRSRMTTIHSSPSKLKKYVSLGLGTAITAVLLAWAFRGVDLRSVWQALQQAKWQWLFLGWLAYLASYWVRAWRWGTLLAATTPPGHFNNRLAAIFVGFGASSVLPSYVGEFLRAGVVFRKDQISMGAAVGSIFAERLLDVGMVFLFLLLPIWMGALPLHSSLSSLPLGWIGAAIVLLWATFVIGASFPKPIAQVVGSLCQFVGLGKFKASVTSALTSFLEGLTALKQPQRSSMAFLQTVMVWLLNGITYWSGLVAFGLTAPGFLGALFTQSATALAIAIPSTPGYVGPFEAGVRFSLGIYDIAPDSVLAYAIALRFLMYVTIPIIAAVIALRMSLFQGEFLAAFKAKLK, encoded by the coding sequence ATGGGTCGCAAATCGCAGCCGCTTACCCGTCCTGGAACCGAAACGCCGTGGCACACAGGTCGAAGTCGCATGACCACCATTCACTCCAGTCCATCCAAACTCAAAAAATACGTTTCCCTAGGTCTGGGAACAGCGATCACCGCTGTACTGCTTGCCTGGGCATTTCGAGGCGTTGACCTGCGATCGGTCTGGCAGGCGTTGCAGCAGGCAAAATGGCAGTGGCTATTCCTGGGATGGCTTGCCTATCTTGCATCCTACTGGGTTCGCGCCTGGCGATGGGGAACACTTCTCGCAGCAACCACTCCGCCCGGTCATTTCAACAACCGATTAGCGGCGATCTTTGTTGGCTTTGGAGCAAGTAGTGTCCTGCCGTCCTACGTGGGGGAATTCCTGCGGGCAGGGGTCGTTTTTCGGAAAGATCAGATCTCGATGGGGGCAGCCGTGGGCAGCATTTTTGCGGAGCGTCTGCTCGACGTGGGCATGGTGTTTCTCTTTTTGCTGCTGCCGATCTGGATGGGCGCATTGCCCCTGCATTCCAGCTTGAGCAGTCTACCACTGGGATGGATTGGAGCGGCGATCGTCCTGCTCTGGGCAACCTTTGTGATTGGGGCGAGTTTTCCCAAACCGATCGCGCAGGTTGTTGGTTCACTCTGCCAATTCGTTGGCTTAGGCAAGTTTAAAGCTTCCGTAACCTCAGCACTCACCAGTTTCCTGGAAGGTCTGACGGCACTAAAGCAGCCGCAGCGCAGCAGTATGGCATTCCTGCAAACCGTTATGGTCTGGCTGCTCAACGGCATCACCTACTGGTCAGGACTGGTTGCCTTCGGTTTAACGGCTCCTGGTTTTTTGGGTGCGCTATTTACCCAGAGTGCAACGGCATTAGCGATCGCCATTCCCTCAACGCCAGGCTATGTGGGTCCATTTGAGGCAGGGGTGCGATTCTCGCTCGGAATTTATGACATTGCACCGGATTCAGTCCTTGCCTACGCGATCGCTCTGCGGTTTCTCATGTACGTCACAATTCCCATCATTGCAGCGGTGATCGCCTTGCGGATGAGCCTGTTTCAGGGAGAATTTCTCGCCGCATTCAAGGCAAAGCTTAAGTGA
- a CDS encoding glycosyltransferase family 39 protein: MKEISSASPERDRNWLQSVSQLLAHQEAIVALFILCHLAITIPLAAVLNIWFDEGYSLNTTSRDVVFAVQHGLNYEWQPPVFPALLNLWRSLNGSIFFARLFSVLCSTLTIYVGFLLSKRFIHNIHPAWIAGILAFNPYLIWAGVEIRLYALSILFSALLLLFFYDGYLADNGSSRARWIYFFLSILGLYTHFFLAFVLIANGAALLFLRRWRALSTYIVFTAIAGLCFLPFFLLLVARLSDRLEAYNDPVPLTRSLSFVVLSITNFIVYIWKDSSFSSRVFRAFWGLAIPLVCLFLIAKSRRTVQAQHQALWIGTLVIGLLLAAFLTKTSTATEERYVYPLLVPSILGFLCVLSLIQSGAVRRSGLRIWAGVIACFFTVSLFTIYSPLAKTGDWHRVASYLTATEQSNQPILVFSAELEMMLKPYYSGKNAIVPVPQKQQFEQFNPADFQIKNEQQVFDFFSQIPADQQTVWLVTSEQHCPGLGTVKLRQYPDSLNCGVLTDFVNKNYSVVSVQQFFESTVQLLKRNPAPLKP; this comes from the coding sequence ATGAAAGAAATTTCTTCTGCTTCCCCAGAGCGGGATCGAAATTGGCTGCAATCCGTTAGTCAATTACTGGCGCATCAGGAAGCGATCGTCGCTCTCTTCATCCTCTGCCATCTGGCAATTACCATTCCCCTTGCTGCGGTTCTTAATATCTGGTTTGACGAAGGCTACTCGCTGAATACCACCAGTCGAGACGTAGTTTTTGCCGTCCAGCACGGCTTAAATTATGAGTGGCAGCCCCCCGTCTTCCCCGCACTGCTGAATCTTTGGCGCAGTCTCAATGGCTCAATCTTCTTTGCCCGACTGTTCTCCGTTTTATGCTCAACGTTAACAATTTACGTTGGTTTTCTATTATCAAAACGGTTTATTCATAATATTCATCCCGCCTGGATTGCTGGGATTCTTGCATTTAATCCCTATCTGATTTGGGCTGGCGTCGAAATTCGTCTTTATGCGCTGTCGATTCTATTCTCAGCCCTGTTACTTCTCTTCTTTTATGACGGCTATCTAGCTGACAACGGCAGCTCCAGAGCCAGATGGATTTACTTCTTCCTTTCCATCCTCGGACTCTACACCCATTTCTTTCTTGCTTTTGTCCTGATTGCTAACGGTGCTGCCCTTCTATTTCTTCGACGCTGGAGAGCATTGAGCACCTATATAGTGTTTACCGCGATCGCGGGTTTGTGTTTCCTACCGTTCTTTTTGCTGTTAGTTGCCCGCCTATCCGATCGGTTAGAAGCTTACAACGACCCGGTTCCGCTCACCCGCAGTCTGAGCTTTGTGGTGCTATCAATCACCAATTTTATTGTTTATATCTGGAAAGACTCTTCTTTCTCCTCCAGAGTATTTCGCGCCTTCTGGGGTTTAGCTATTCCGCTGGTTTGCCTCTTCCTTATCGCAAAGAGTCGTCGGACTGTGCAGGCTCAGCATCAGGCGCTGTGGATTGGAACGCTGGTGATTGGACTATTGCTGGCGGCATTTCTCACCAAAACTTCTACGGCAACGGAAGAACGGTACGTTTACCCACTGCTCGTTCCGTCCATTCTTGGGTTTCTCTGCGTTCTTTCCCTGATTCAGAGTGGGGCAGTTCGCAGGAGCGGTTTACGAATTTGGGCGGGAGTCATAGCCTGCTTCTTTACAGTTTCCCTGTTCACAATCTATAGTCCTTTAGCGAAAACAGGCGACTGGCATAGAGTTGCCTCTTATCTCACCGCTACTGAGCAAAGTAATCAGCCGATTCTGGTGTTTAGCGCTGAGCTAGAAATGATGCTGAAACCCTACTATTCCGGCAAAAATGCGATCGTTCCTGTTCCCCAGAAGCAGCAGTTTGAACAGTTTAATCCGGCGGATTTCCAGATCAAGAACGAACAGCAGGTTTTTGACTTTTTCTCGCAAATTCCCGCAGACCAGCAGACGGTTTGGCTTGTCACTAGCGAGCAACATTGCCCCGGTCTAGGAACCGTGAAGCTGAGGCAATACCCGGATAGCCTCAACTGCGGCGTTCTAACGGATTTCGTCAACAAAAACTACTCCGTTGTCTCCGTTCAACAATTCTTTGAATCCACAGTTCAACTGCTGAAAAGAAATCCTGCTCCTCTAAAGCCATAG
- a CDS encoding alpha/beta hydrolase, whose amino-acid sequence MVPAKQEPVKGLLVGLHGWGANGQDVAGVAAYLNLPSYQFAFPDAPFPFPYGGPGRVWYNFPANYSFASRSDFAHNPELKSSRQQLTEWLRSLESQTGIPLSRTVLAGFSQGGAMTLDVGLQLPLAAIMILSGYLHTPIDLPQPIDPAKLPQVVMLHGRSDQVVPLRAAHEARDRLTELGIPVLYEELDMGHEISMSVLSRMQSFIEEKLE is encoded by the coding sequence TTGGTTCCGGCAAAACAGGAGCCTGTGAAAGGATTATTGGTTGGGCTGCACGGATGGGGTGCAAATGGGCAGGATGTGGCAGGCGTTGCGGCTTACCTGAATTTGCCTAGCTACCAGTTTGCCTTTCCCGATGCTCCCTTTCCCTTTCCCTACGGTGGACCGGGGCGCGTCTGGTACAACTTTCCGGCAAACTACTCCTTTGCCAGTCGATCGGATTTCGCCCACAATCCCGAACTGAAGTCCAGCCGTCAGCAGTTGACCGAATGGCTGCGATCGCTCGAATCCCAGACCGGAATTCCCCTGTCTCGCACTGTGCTGGCGGGCTTTTCCCAGGGCGGTGCCATGACGCTGGATGTGGGTTTGCAGTTGCCCCTCGCCGCAATTATGATTCTCAGCGGCTATCTGCACACGCCAATCGATCTGCCCCAGCCCATCGATCCGGCAAAACTGCCCCAGGTGGTGATGCTGCACGGACGATCGGATCAGGTCGTTCCTCTCCGAGCAGCCCATGAGGCACGCGATCGGCTTACCGAGTTAGGGATTCCGGTGTTGTACGAAGAGCTGGACATGGGACACGAAATTTCGATGTCTGTCCTTAGCCGGATGCAAAGTTTTATAGAAGAAAAGCTGGAATAG
- the isiD gene encoding protein IsiD — protein sequence MKAIHFSRQEIEKITDTELAALATRLEQDEYTSPFEGLQDWHLLRAVAFQRPEMIEPYVYLLDLEAYDEA from the coding sequence ATGAAAGCAATTCATTTTTCGCGTCAGGAAATCGAGAAGATTACGGATACGGAATTGGCTGCGCTGGCAACTCGGCTGGAGCAGGACGAATACACCAGCCCGTTTGAAGGCTTGCAGGACTGGCATCTGCTGCGGGCGGTCGCCTTTCAGCGTCCTGAAATGATTGAACCCTATGTCTATCTGCTGGATCTGGAAGCATACGACGAAGCTTAA
- the coaBC gene encoding bifunctional phosphopantothenoylcysteine decarboxylase/phosphopantothenate--cysteine ligase CoaBC, with the protein MIQGRKILIGVGGGIAAYKVCEVVSTLAKAGAEVRVIMTDRAQQFIPALTLATLSRHPAYTDADFWQPHSRPLHIELGEWAEVFLLAPLTANTLGKLVYGLADNLLTNTVLASTCPVLVAPAMNTDMWEQQSVQRNWQQLQTDSRYHAIDPNAGILACDRVGKGRMAEPAEILSHLESLLWTGGKRDLQGKRILISAGGTREHLDPVRFIGNPSTGKMGIALAQAALHRGASVTLVHAPMESGLLAPLTNIRTVPIGSAAEMQQSLQQEMLQADWIVMAAAVADVRPAEYHSEKLPKRSLPDSLALAAVPDIVAELSQQKQPHQKLIGFAAQTGDILPPAMEKLQRKNLDVIAANPVDRPDSGFGSDRNQAVFLDRSGRKQILDPCSKLVMAHALYDFVNDCVIQTS; encoded by the coding sequence ATGATTCAGGGTCGCAAAATTTTGATTGGCGTGGGGGGCGGTATTGCTGCCTACAAGGTGTGCGAGGTTGTTTCTACCCTGGCAAAAGCAGGGGCAGAGGTGCGGGTGATCATGACCGATCGCGCCCAGCAGTTTATCCCCGCCCTCACGCTTGCCACCCTCTCCCGCCATCCGGCTTACACCGATGCAGATTTCTGGCAACCCCATTCCCGTCCGCTGCATATTGAACTGGGGGAATGGGCAGAGGTCTTTTTGCTGGCTCCCCTGACGGCAAATACCCTGGGAAAACTCGTTTATGGACTGGCGGATAATCTGCTGACTAATACCGTTTTGGCTTCCACCTGTCCCGTGCTGGTGGCTCCCGCTATGAATACCGATATGTGGGAACAGCAGTCGGTACAGCGCAACTGGCAGCAGCTTCAGACCGATTCTCGCTATCATGCGATCGATCCCAATGCCGGGATTCTTGCCTGCGATCGGGTCGGAAAGGGACGCATGGCAGAACCCGCCGAGATTTTGTCTCATCTGGAATCCCTGCTGTGGACGGGCGGCAAGCGAGATTTGCAGGGCAAACGGATTTTGATTAGTGCCGGTGGAACCCGCGAACACCTTGATCCGGTGCGGTTTATTGGCAATCCCTCCACGGGAAAAATGGGGATCGCTCTGGCACAGGCAGCCTTGCATCGAGGGGCATCGGTGACGCTAGTTCATGCGCCGATGGAGTCCGGGTTGCTTGCACCCCTAACCAATATTCGGACTGTGCCGATCGGTTCCGCCGCCGAAATGCAGCAGTCTCTCCAGCAGGAAATGCTTCAGGCAGACTGGATTGTGATGGCAGCAGCAGTTGCCGATGTGCGTCCAGCAGAATACCACTCCGAGAAACTGCCCAAGCGATCGCTCCCGGACTCCCTTGCCCTAGCCGCCGTTCCCGATATTGTGGCGGAGTTAAGTCAGCAAAAGCAGCCCCATCAGAAACTCATTGGCTTTGCGGCACAAACGGGCGATATTCTGCCGCCTGCAATGGAAAAGCTCCAGCGCAAAAATCTGGATGTGATTGCCGCCAATCCTGTCGATCGTCCAGACAGCGGCTTTGGCAGCGATCGCAATCAGGCGGTATTTCTCGACCGTTCAGGACGGAAGCAAATTTTAGACCCGTGCAGCAAGCTCGTCATGGCGCACGCCCTTTATGATTTTGTAAATGATTGTGTGATCCAGACTTCGTAG
- a CDS encoding Lrp/AsnC family transcriptional regulator, which translates to MTQTPSLLEVVPLDEVDQDIIDLLKEDGRKPFTDIAKQLSLPESTVRYRVQRLLQSNVLQIRAQLNPRKLGIPHIMTMRLNVACDRIDAVAEALSEMPEVQFVAIVTGQYNIIMDACFGTHEDLLSLFERIQRIQGIIHYDSCMVLKLLKSEYQYSFPEHS; encoded by the coding sequence ATGACTCAAACGCCGTCTTTATTGGAAGTTGTGCCGCTGGATGAGGTCGATCAGGATATTATCGACCTGCTGAAGGAGGATGGACGCAAGCCCTTTACCGATATTGCCAAGCAGCTGTCTCTGCCCGAATCGACCGTTCGATATCGAGTCCAGCGATTGCTTCAGTCTAATGTCCTCCAGATCCGTGCCCAGCTTAACCCGCGCAAGCTTGGGATTCCCCACATTATGACGATGCGGCTGAACGTTGCCTGCGATCGGATCGATGCCGTTGCCGAAGCCCTGTCCGAAATGCCAGAGGTGCAGTTTGTGGCGATCGTAACGGGGCAATACAACATCATTATGGACGCTTGCTTTGGCACTCACGAGGATTTGCTCTCGCTGTTCGAGCGAATTCAGCGGATTCAGGGAATTATCCACTACGATTCCTGCATGGTCTTAAAGCTGCTCAAATCCGAGTATCAGTATTCCTTTCCAGAGCATTCCTGA
- a CDS encoding lysophospholipid acyltransferase family protein: protein MKSRSSRGGNGSASQPFYPAKINLPLLRGLQHIAPWLIRSRDRVELVISSDPKVQLETLRGRSCLLVCNHPTFDDPKAMFLLSSRLQEPFYYLTAYEQFRGLQGWLYQRLGAYSIRRGLADRDSIAYTLNLLQQPQIKLVIFPEGGCSFQNDTVMPFRSGAVQMALQAMSRKLKQSEPGDADLYIVPISLKYRYTGSMTPVIENTLRRLERALGVSSEGDVYIRLRRVAAKIIDRCEQEAHLAPDPEADWNQRIARLKAEVLDRCEQELGLTSAAGEPNRERVYRILYALEARQNTLMPDGQDALDVMFRAVRRVLNFDAIYDGYVAAMPTPERFLDTLIRLEREVFGIDQPPPKGHRQAFLRIGEPISLKDYHAAYRADRANTVNNLTRQLQQTVQQNLDLLAEATSRGISW, encoded by the coding sequence ATGAAATCCCGATCGTCCCGTGGGGGAAACGGCTCCGCATCGCAGCCCTTCTATCCCGCCAAAATTAACTTGCCGCTCCTGCGGGGACTTCAGCACATTGCACCCTGGCTAATTCGATCGCGCGATCGCGTGGAGCTGGTGATTAGCTCTGATCCAAAGGTGCAGCTTGAGACGCTCAGGGGGCGATCGTGCCTGTTAGTCTGCAATCATCCCACGTTCGACGACCCGAAAGCCATGTTTTTGCTGTCGTCCCGGCTTCAGGAACCGTTTTACTATCTGACTGCCTATGAGCAGTTTCGCGGTTTGCAGGGCTGGCTGTATCAGCGGTTGGGAGCCTATTCGATTCGGCGTGGGTTAGCCGATCGCGACAGTATTGCCTATACGCTCAACCTCCTGCAACAGCCACAAATCAAACTGGTGATCTTCCCTGAAGGTGGCTGCTCCTTCCAGAATGATACGGTGATGCCCTTTCGATCGGGGGCAGTCCAGATGGCACTCCAGGCAATGAGCCGTAAACTGAAGCAGAGCGAACCGGGAGACGCTGACCTGTATATTGTGCCTATCAGCCTCAAATACCGCTATACGGGCAGCATGACCCCTGTGATTGAGAACACCCTGCGGCGACTGGAACGGGCACTGGGCGTTTCCTCGGAAGGTGATGTGTATATTCGACTGCGGCGGGTCGCGGCTAAGATTATCGATCGGTGTGAACAGGAAGCCCATCTCGCCCCTGACCCGGAGGCAGACTGGAACCAGCGCATTGCCCGTCTCAAAGCCGAAGTCCTCGATCGCTGCGAACAGGAATTAGGACTGACCTCAGCCGCAGGAGAGCCAAACCGGGAGCGGGTCTATCGTATTCTGTACGCCCTGGAAGCCCGCCAGAACACGCTAATGCCCGACGGTCAGGATGCTCTGGACGTGATGTTTCGCGCCGTGCGCCGGGTGCTAAACTTTGACGCGATCTATGACGGCTATGTGGCGGCAATGCCTACACCAGAGCGATTTTTAGACACACTCATCCGTCTGGAGCGAGAAGTCTTTGGCATCGATCAGCCTCCCCCCAAGGGACATCGACAGGCATTCCTGCGGATTGGGGAACCCATCAGCCTGAAGGATTACCATGCTGCCTATCGTGCCGATCGCGCCAATACGGTGAACAACCTGACGCGCCAGCTTCAGCAGACCGTTCAGCAAAACCTTGATCTGCTGGCGGAGGCTACTTCAAGAGGTATTTCATGGTGA
- a CDS encoding DUF2141 domain-containing protein, whose protein sequence is MTSLPRSSAAATLADRTLVLRIDGLRNLKGQIHLAVFSSAEGYPKDIRKAVRSGSFDADENPLEIELPDLPYGKYAVTVHHDENMDGELNFNLLGIPTEGIGFSGNPPIWHGAPSFEKAAFEFREGHPIVTITMKYLLK, encoded by the coding sequence GTGACTTCCTTACCTCGCTCCAGTGCTGCTGCTACGCTTGCTGATCGGACTCTGGTTCTCAGAATTGATGGTCTTCGCAATCTGAAGGGGCAGATTCACCTTGCCGTTTTCAGTAGTGCAGAAGGGTATCCCAAAGATATTCGGAAAGCCGTGCGATCGGGTAGTTTCGATGCCGATGAGAATCCGCTAGAAATCGAGTTGCCGGATCTGCCCTACGGTAAATATGCGGTTACAGTTCACCACGACGAGAATATGGACGGTGAGCTGAACTTCAATCTGCTCGGTATTCCCACCGAGGGCATCGGCTTTTCCGGGAATCCTCCCATCTGGCACGGCGCTCCCTCCTTTGAGAAAGCGGCATTTGAGTTTCGGGAGGGTCATCCGATCGTCACTATCACCATGAAATACCTCTTGAAGTAG
- the ftsH2 gene encoding ATP-dependent zinc metalloprotease FtsH2 — protein sequence MKLSWRVILLWTLPALIIGFFLWQGAFSTAPMTAANNTASTRMTYGRFLDYLNQGRVTSVDLYEGGRTAIVEAIDPDLDGRMQRLRVDLPGNSPELITRLREDNVSFDIHPPRNDGAVWGLVGNLIFPLLLIGGLFFLFRRSSNVPGGPGQAMNFGKSKARFMMEAKTGVMFDDVAGIEEAKEELQEVVTFLKKPERFTAVGAKIPKGVLLVGPPGTGKTLLAKAIAGEAGVPFFSISGSEFVEMFVGVGASRVRDLFKKAKENAPCIIFIDEIDAVGRQRGAGIGGGNDEREQTLNQLLTEMDGFEGNTGIIIIAATNRPDVLDSALLRPGRFDRQVTVDAPDIKGRLEVLQVHSRNKKLDPSVSLEAIARRTPGFTGADLANLLNEAAILTARRRKETITMLEIDDAVDRVVAGMEGTPLVDSKSKRLIAYHEIGHAIVGTLMKDHDPVQKVTLIPRGQAQGLTWFTPNEEQGLISRAQLLARITGALGGRAAEQVIFGDAEVTTGAGGDLQQVAGMARQMVTRFGMSDLGPLSLESQQGEVFLGRDWMSRSEYSEEIAARIDAQVRSIVEHCYDQSCKIIRDNREVIDRLVDLLIEKETIDGEEFRQIVAEYTIVPEKEQYVPKL from the coding sequence ATGAAACTATCCTGGAGAGTTATCCTTCTCTGGACACTGCCAGCCCTGATCATTGGCTTTTTCCTGTGGCAGGGCGCATTCTCGACCGCTCCTATGACTGCTGCCAACAATACGGCAAGCACTCGTATGACCTACGGGCGCTTTCTCGACTACCTGAATCAGGGGCGCGTCACCAGCGTTGACCTGTATGAAGGTGGCAGAACTGCTATTGTCGAAGCGATCGATCCGGATCTTGATGGTCGGATGCAGCGGCTGCGCGTTGATCTGCCCGGAAATAGTCCGGAGCTGATTACTCGCCTGCGCGAAGACAACGTTAGCTTTGATATTCATCCGCCCCGCAATGATGGCGCGGTTTGGGGCTTGGTGGGCAATCTCATCTTCCCCCTGCTGTTGATTGGTGGACTCTTCTTTTTGTTCCGCCGCTCCAGCAACGTTCCGGGTGGTCCCGGTCAGGCGATGAACTTTGGCAAGTCCAAGGCTCGTTTCATGATGGAAGCCAAAACGGGCGTCATGTTTGACGACGTGGCAGGCATCGAAGAAGCAAAAGAAGAACTTCAGGAAGTCGTCACCTTCCTCAAGAAACCCGAACGCTTTACCGCAGTTGGCGCAAAGATTCCCAAAGGCGTGCTGCTGGTGGGTCCTCCCGGAACGGGTAAAACCCTGCTGGCAAAGGCGATCGCCGGTGAGGCAGGCGTACCCTTCTTCAGCATCTCCGGCTCCGAATTCGTCGAGATGTTTGTGGGTGTGGGTGCGTCGCGGGTGCGTGACCTGTTTAAGAAGGCAAAGGAAAACGCGCCCTGTATCATCTTTATCGATGAAATTGACGCAGTGGGTCGTCAGCGGGGAGCGGGTATCGGTGGCGGTAACGACGAGCGGGAACAAACCCTGAACCAGTTACTCACCGAGATGGACGGCTTCGAGGGCAATACGGGCATCATTATCATCGCGGCGACAAACAGACCGGATGTCCTCGACTCGGCGCTGCTGCGTCCCGGTCGTTTCGATCGACAGGTCACGGTAGACGCACCGGACATCAAAGGTCGTCTGGAAGTGCTGCAAGTTCACTCCCGCAACAAAAAACTCGATCCTTCTGTCTCCCTGGAAGCGATCGCCCGTCGGACTCCTGGATTCACCGGAGCGGATCTGGCAAACCTGCTGAACGAGGCGGCAATTCTCACAGCCCGTCGCCGTAAGGAAACCATCACCATGCTCGAAATCGATGATGCGGTCGATCGGGTGGTGGCTGGGATGGAAGGAACGCCCTTGGTGGACAGCAAGAGCAAGCGACTGATTGCCTACCACGAAATCGGACACGCGATCGTCGGAACCCTGATGAAGGATCACGATCCGGTGCAGAAGGTCACGCTGATTCCTCGCGGACAGGCTCAGGGGCTTACCTGGTTTACGCCGAATGAGGAGCAGGGCTTGATTTCGCGGGCACAGCTTCTCGCACGGATTACGGGTGCGCTGGGCGGACGAGCTGCCGAGCAGGTGATCTTTGGCGATGCGGAAGTGACCACGGGTGCAGGCGGTGACCTTCAGCAGGTAGCAGGCATGGCGCGGCAGATGGTAACTCGCTTCGGAATGTCTGACCTGGGACCGCTCTCGCTGGAAAGCCAGCAGGGTGAAGTTTTCCTGGGACGGGATTGGATGTCTCGCTCCGAATACTCGGAGGAAATTGCAGCTCGCATTGATGCCCAGGTGCGATCGATCGTGGAGCACTGTTACGACCAGTCCTGCAAGATCATCCGCGACAATCGGGAAGTGATCGATCGCCTCGTGGATTTGCTGATCGAGAAAGAGACGATCGACGGCGAAGAGTTTCGTCAAATTGTGGCGGAATATACTATCGTTCCGGAGAAAGAGCAGTACGTTCCGAAGCTCTAA
- a CDS encoding ParM/StbA family protein → MAGKSSSSQPSVPSHSILSVDLGRTSTKASVGRNPDQVVLIPANVAHLTVEQVRRGGFESQCTDPLLDVWLEFQGRGYAIGQLGADFGADLGVGRSKVEDALIKVLACVGYFGLRDRISVVVGLPYYSQEQFDREKEHLISLLRSPHVMSYRGELVAIEVEQVWVMPEGYGSLIWCEADKKASGADFPNLSVAVVDIGHQTTDFLTIDRFRFARGASKSEPFAMSQFYEQVAAQIQGADSQSLSLIEAVNRPEGERFFRPRGATSPTNLDDILPSLRRSFARDLSTRFVEWLPERVTDVIVSGGGGEFFWNELRPLLKEARLKGHLAKPSRKANALGQYLYGEAQSLILLSQAATKA, encoded by the coding sequence ATGGCAGGAAAATCTTCTAGCTCTCAGCCCAGCGTCCCTTCCCACTCTATTCTGAGCGTCGATTTAGGACGGACTTCCACTAAAGCCAGCGTCGGACGCAATCCCGATCAGGTTGTTCTGATTCCCGCCAATGTTGCCCATCTCACAGTAGAACAGGTGCGACGCGGCGGCTTTGAATCCCAGTGTACCGATCCGCTGCTGGATGTCTGGTTGGAGTTTCAGGGGCGGGGCTATGCGATCGGGCAGCTAGGTGCAGATTTTGGAGCCGATCTGGGTGTCGGGCGATCGAAGGTGGAGGACGCCCTGATTAAGGTGTTGGCTTGCGTCGGTTACTTTGGCTTGCGCGATCGGATTTCGGTGGTGGTGGGACTGCCCTACTATTCTCAGGAACAGTTCGATCGGGAAAAGGAGCATTTGATCAGCCTGCTGCGAAGCCCCCATGTGATGAGCTATCGGGGCGAACTGGTTGCCATTGAGGTAGAGCAGGTCTGGGTGATGCCGGAAGGGTACGGCAGTTTGATCTGGTGCGAGGCGGATAAGAAAGCGTCCGGTGCGGATTTTCCCAATCTCTCGGTCGCAGTAGTCGATATCGGACACCAAACCACGGACTTTTTGACGATCGATCGTTTCCGGTTTGCCAGAGGCGCATCGAAGAGCGAACCCTTCGCCATGAGCCAGTTTTATGAGCAGGTAGCGGCGCAAATCCAGGGGGCAGATAGTCAGTCCCTTTCCCTGATTGAGGCAGTGAATCGACCGGAAGGAGAACGGTTTTTCCGTCCGCGTGGAGCAACCAGTCCCACCAATCTGGATGACATTTTGCCTAGCCTGCGGCGCAGCTTTGCCCGTGATTTATCTACCCGGTTTGTGGAATGGCTCCCAGAACGGGTCACGGATGTAATTGTGAGCGGCGGCGGCGGCGAATTTTTCTGGAACGAACTGCGTCCCCTGCTGAAGGAAGCCCGTTTGAAGGGACATCTGGCAAAACCCTCCCGCAAAGCAAATGCCCTGGGGCAATATCTCTACGGTGAAGCACAGTCCCTGATTTTGCTCAGCCAAGCCGCCACAAAAGCCTAG
- a CDS encoding ribbon-helix-helix domain-containing protein: MLDRFAQPSQARQQFLTPPDQRPSPIEHRASYCNRSVWFTATDADQLLLQTIDDLLEAGDYSSFSDLCKQALRAWLLPDEPQTDPSLMMLQQQMMALQLQVNQLSQQLAQTAQTAPSVPSGSAELRPALITTLEAQVSALLERVAHLEARTVQTESPKSAQEFVLPNRAIPPLSVDSISVTSIREADPLLDRLVALVEDF, translated from the coding sequence ATGCTCGACCGCTTCGCGCAACCGTCCCAGGCACGCCAGCAATTTCTCACACCCCCAGATCAGAGACCATCCCCAATAGAACATCGCGCCTCCTACTGCAATCGATCGGTCTGGTTTACGGCAACCGATGCCGATCAGCTTTTGCTGCAAACGATCGACGATTTGCTGGAAGCAGGCGACTACAGCAGCTTTAGCGATCTGTGCAAACAGGCACTCCGAGCCTGGCTCCTTCCCGACGAGCCGCAGACCGATCCATCGCTGATGATGCTGCAACAGCAGATGATGGCACTCCAGCTTCAGGTAAACCAGCTTTCTCAGCAGCTTGCTCAAACTGCCCAGACTGCTCCATCTGTTCCGTCCGGTTCTGCGGAGTTGCGCCCTGCTCTAATCACCACCTTAGAGGCACAGGTTTCTGCCCTGCTTGAGCGAGTTGCCCACCTTGAAGCACGGACTGTCCAGACGGAGTCCCCTAAATCGGCGCAGGAGTTTGTCCTGCCGAATCGGGCTATTCCGCCTCTTTCAGTTGATTCAATTTCAGTCACTTCAATTCGCGAAGCCGATCCCCTGCTCGATCGCCTGGTGGCTCTGGTTGAAGATTTTTAG